The segment CCTCTCTGTCGCGACATCTCTCCCATCAAGGGAGAGACAAAGCAATGAACAGCCGACAGCCGCCCTCACCGGTCCGCAAGCCCGGAGCCGGGAGAGGAACACAGCCGCTAAAGCCCTGCGATGAACTCCATCTGCTTTTCGGTTTCTTCGACGGTGCCGAAGGTCTCCATCAAGACGGTGGCGTCCAGCGCCTTAACGGCTTTGTGGAACGCGCGGGGCAGCTCGCCTACCCCGAGGAGCTGGTGGGCGTCAGTGAGGCCCGCCGGGCCGGTCAGAGAGCTATCGCTCCAGTGGACGTGGCGGATTAGGTCTGGCCGCGCAAGGAAGGAGAAGAGGACCTTCTCACGCTCGGCCGCCGGGAAGGTGCGGGCGTAGGTCGTCGCGTGGCTGGTGTCCAGGCAAAGCCCGACGTTGGGCATGTTGATATCCAGGGCGATCTTGACCCACTCCTCAGGCGATGTGCCGAAGTAGCGGTTCTGCTTGCTCCAGTCCACCTTCATGCCGTCCGTGTTCGGCGGCAGGAGAGCCCAGTAGCGCGCGTGGTTCTCAAGCGTAAGCTCCAGCTTGCGCTTCGCGGCGTGGGCACCTATTTCCTTGAGCGCGTCGATAAGGCGGCTATACTCGCCGCGGTTGCCGCGAGTCTGCTCCTTCATCTCTCGCTTACCGATCAGCGAGGGGTGCGGCACGCCGTTCCACTGCTCCGGGCTGAAGTGGATGTTGACCTTCTTCACATGCGGGAAGTCGCGCATCATATCCAGGTAGTCGGTCGTATCCTTGATCGACATGCGACGCCACTCGTCGTCGGTGGCGGCGTAGTTCATCCGCAGCTCCTGCATCTCGGTCGGCCCGTGGGCGCTGACCATGACCTCCTTGTACGCGAGCATCTCCTCGCGCGGGCTGTGCATGTAGCCTTCCACGCCGGCCAGGCCAAGGCGCTTTACGTCTGCAACAGGGAGCTGTTGCATGCCGATTAGAGGGTGCCTTGTAGTTGTCTTGGGCATTGGAGATTCCTCTACAGTTTGGAAATGTAATCGAGCTCTTCTTCCAGCGACTCCACCGATTCGAAGTGCTCCAGGAGGAGCGTGGCGTTGAGCGACTTAACCTTCTTGTGAAACTCTCTTGGCAAGCTGCCTTTGCCGAGGAGGACGTGGTGGCCCTTACGGCCGCGCTTATCCATGAGGTAGTTATCGTTCCAGTGCACGTGCGTGATGAGGTGCGATTGGGCCATGTACGCCATTGCGATCGCGGGGCGCTTCTCGGCGTCGAACAGGGCGGCGTAGGTGCACAGGTGGCTGCCGTCCAGGCACAGGCGCACGTTGGGGCGGTTGACGTCCTCGCATACCTTGATCCAGGCCTCCGGCGCGACCCCGAATACGTGGTTGCGCTGCGTCCAGTCCACCTCCCACGCCTCCGTCGTCTCCGGGATGTCCGTCCACTTCAGCGTATCGTTCTCCAGCACCACCTCGATCCCGAACTTCACGGCGAACGCTCCCACCTGCCGGATGCCGTCGATAAGCAGCCCGTACTCGCCGACGTGACCGCGCGGCTGCTCGACGTGGAAGTACCGCTGCGTATGGCAGTGGAGGACGACCTGACGGAGGTTAGGGAAATGCCGCACCTTGTCGATGTAGGCGGTGATTGCGTCGATGGAGAACTGGCGGAACTCGCTGTCCGCTGCGGAGATGTTGTACCGGTACTCGCCGCTGGGCCCGTTGGGGATGTGGGCGCTGATGATCAGGTCTTGGAAAGCGGTCGTCTTCTCCGGGCTCAGGTCGGTCTTCACCTCGGTCTTGAGGCCGAGGCGGCGGAGGGTATCGGCTCCGGCCGTCATCGGAGCGGATATGGCGTACTTAGTGCCGACGTTTCTCACAGAGGCGCCTTTAAAGGCTATTTATGAATTCCAGCTCCCCTTCGAGCTCTTCAATGGAGTAGAAGTGCTCTATGAGCAGCCACGCGTCCAGGCTCTTGATCGTGCGGTGGAGCTCAATGGGCGTCGTCCCATTGTTGAGGACGGTGTGGTTGTCCACCCTGCCCTTCGGGTCGTACAGATAGTTATCGTTCCAGTGGACGTGGCGGATCAGGTCCGGCCGCTTCACGAACTCTAGAATTTTATCCTTGCGCTGCTCGGCCGGGAACATGTGCGAGTAGGTGCAGGCGTGGCTGGAGTCCAGGCAGAGCCCCACGTTCGAAAGGTTAATGTCCAGCGCCGCCTGTATCCACTCGTCCGGCGAGTTGCCGAAACAGGCGTTGCGGTACGTCCAGTCGAACTTGTGCGCCTCCTCTGCGTCGGGGATTCCGACGTAGTACGAGTTGTTATTCTCCAGCACCATTTCGAGGCCGTGCTTTGCACAGTGGCGGCCGATCTGGCGGAAGCCGTCCACAAGGCGGTCGTATGTCCCTTGCTTGCCGCGCGTTTGCGTGGCGTCGCTCCACTGGCGGGGCGAGAAGTGGACGTTGATCATCCGCACCTTCGGGAACTGCCGGGCGCGTTCTACGTAGTCGATGATGTGCTCGATGGACTCCTTGCGGTAATGGTCGTCCACGGCGGCGATGTTCAGGCGCAGGCCGCCCTTCGTGCCGGGCGCGTGGGCGCTGTACATCACCTCGGAGAGGTGGGCGACGTCCTTGAGATCATCGGACATCGCGGCCTCGGTGATTAGGCCGAGCCGCCTGAGGTTGTCCAGCCCGGCCTTGGTCGTGACGCCGAGCGGGTGCTTGAGCTGGTTGTATTTCTTCGAAATGGCTGGTGCTCCTGAAAACGTTATCGCTTCGTCGCCTTCCCCAACCCTAACTGCTCCACTGCCTTCTTTATGACCTCGCGCTGGCCGGGCCTGAGCGGCGCGAGCGGTGGGCGCGGGTCTCCGCAGTCCATGCCTATGAGATCGCTCACCATCGCCTTCATCCCCGCCAGGTACTCCACCTGCAAGAGGATGTCAAACGTCTCGGTCGCCTTCTTCTGTGCCGCGACCGCGCGGGCGATGTCGCCTGCCTCGTATGCCCTCTTTATCTCCACCCACATCTGCGGCGCGATACCGAGCGGCCCGTCCACACATCCCGTTCCGCCTATCGTGAGCGAGGGGAGGTAGAGGCGGAAGTCGCCGATCAGCGTGGAGAGGCCCATTTTCGCCTAGTCGACCATCGCGCCGTAGTCCATGGAGGCGTGCTTAAGGCCTACGAGCTGCGGGACCTTCTCCTTTATCTTCGCCATCAGCGCGGGCGTAATCTCGATGCCCGTCGCGATGGGAAGGTTGTACACGAAGAGCGGCAGGTTTGCGGCCGCGCCGACGACGCGGTAGTACTCGACGACGGCGTCGTGGCCGGGGTTGAAGAAGTGCGGCGGGAGCGCGCAGATGGCCTCCACGCCCGCCTTCGCGGCGTTCTCCGCGTTCTTCGCCGCGCGCGCCGTCGTGGCCGCGCCTACCTGCATGATGACCGTGGTGCGGCCCTTGTTCTGGTCCGCGGAAATCTCCGCAATGCGCCTGTTCTCCTCGTCCGTCAGGTATACGCTCTCGCCGGTGCCGCCGGCCGTCCAGAAGCCGTCGACTCCCGCGCGGATGTTCATCTCCATAACGGCGCGGAAAGCCTCTTCGTTGACCTTGCCGTCCTTCCTGCTCATCGGCGTGATGGCCGCCGGGAAGACACCCTTGTAATGCTTCACGTCATGCCTCACATTCCGGCGCGGGTCTCCCGCGCCGCCGACATTGTACCACCGGGAATTGCCGTTCGCCCTGTCTAAAAACATGTAGCCGCACAGCATTCTGTGCGGCTACATAGTCACGACCTGGCGGTCCAGTCTACTTCTTGGCCGCGGCGGCCGTCTTGAGGGTGCGCTTGAAGTCGTGCTTGCCTGCGCCGGTGATGCCCCACTCCTCGCAGACCTTGTTGATGGCCTTGCGGTTCTCAGCCGACATGGGGAGGACCGGCCGGCGCGGGTTGCCGCACTCGATGCCGGTGCGCTCGCTGATCATCGCCTTCATCGAGCCCATGTATCCGTACTTGAGGATGAGGTTGAACAGGTCGTTGGCCTTACGCTGGGCGGCGACGCCGCGCTTCAGATCGCCGGCCTTCCAGGCGTTCCAGATCTCCATCCACAACTCCGGCGCGACGGACGGGGGGCCGTCCACGGTGCCGGACGCGCCCACGGTCAGCGCCGGGAAGAGGAGCATGCCGGAGCCGGTCAGGACCTTCAGCCCCATCTCCGAGAACCAGATCATGTTGTTGAAGTTCAGGGCTGAGTGCTTGAGGCCGACCATCTGCGGGACCTTGTCCTGCAGCTTCTTCATGAGGTCGACGGTGATCTCGATCTGGGTGGCCTGAGGCAGGTTGTAGACCATGAGGGGCAGGTTGGTCGCCGCGCCGATCGCGCGGTAGTGCTCGACGACCGCATCGTCGCCCGGGCGGACGAAGAAAGGCGGTACAGCGCAGAGCGCCTCCACGCCGGCCTTGGCCGCGTTCTCGGCATTCTTGACTGCTCTGTCGGTCGTTATCGCCCCCACGTGCATGATGATGGTGGAGCGGCCCTTGTTCTGGTCCGCCGCAATCTTCGCGATGCGCGTGTTCTCCTCGTCCGTGAGCATCACGCTCTCGCCGGTGCCGCCTGCAGTCCAGAATCCGTGGATGCCGCAGCGGATGTTGTCCTCCAGCATCGCGCGGAACGCCTCTTCGTGGACCTCACCCTTCTCCGTCATGGGGGTGATGATCGCCGGATAAATGCCTTCAAATGTGGGCTTGTTGGCCATCGAGATATCTCCTGAATGTTGAACTATTTGTGTTCGATGGCCATTGTATCACGGAGGGGTAAGGGGCTCGCCCACTACCGTTTCGAGGGGCCGGAGACTCTTGCGCGGCGTGTCGTCCACACGAACGTCAACACGAGCGCCATTGCCAGAGCGGCCAACGACGGCAGAGTTGCGGCCGGCACCGACGGCATCGGTGCGAATGTCGCCGTCGCCGTGAGCGGGCCGTCGATTACAAGGTTGCACGGGCCGGTCCCGCTGCCCGCGCACGCGCCCCCCATCCTACAAAACTGTAGCCTGGCGCAGGAGTGGCGACCAGCGTGACGGGTGTTGTCGTTGCATATTCCTCGTAGCAGTCGCCCAGGCAGAATATCCCGTCCGGCGTGCTGATAACATCGCCGTAGCCGGTCCCCAGGACCTGAACGGTCAGGCTAAAAACTCGAGACCTCGCAGTCAGAATGCTCTGTACGCCGGGAATCGAGGTCTGTACCGGCGGATTCATTGCGGGGCCAAGGGCCGGAACCAGGACTTGCTCAACCTCACGAATTGACGCTTCCGACGGCGCCAGAGCCAACCCGTAAAGAGTCGGCGTTAACGGCGAATCCGCGTAGTCGATGTTCGCGACGCCCGGCGCAACAGCTCCCTGCGACAGGCGAGCGACGGTTAGCGTGTGCGTAGGGACAAGGTAACTTCCTGGGCCGGTAGACTGGGATATCGGGCTGGAGGTGATCGACCGGGACCGCAGGACGTTCTCCATCCTGTCGGTGACGCTCACCAGCGCCGGGGCGGGCTTGGTTTGCGCCAGGCCGGACACACTCCTAGCGGCCAGTTGCTGCGTCAGAATTTCCAGGCTGCCGAGATGCGGGACTGCAGGCCGGCCGCTATAGCTTACACGCCTTGATACCGATTTCGTGAACGGATGGGCGGCCTGCTGGACAATCGCGGGACGGCCGTCGGCCTCTGTATGCAGGTATCGCTGCTTGGCCAGCTCGGCCACTGCGGGCTTGATTGGGAGGCCCCTTACGTTGAATGGGAGCAGCGCTCTGCCCTCTACCAGGGCCGCCGTCCGAGGCGTCATGCTCTCACCCCGTACAACGTGGGGGACTATTGCCCGGGAGGGCGCTATGTCCGTGATGGCGGTCGCCATTGCGGCAGGGGTGGAAGATGCGACAACCGTGGAGGCAGGGGTAACGGCGGTCGACGCCGTTGTCGCGCCGGACGATGTCGGTACTGAGCCGCTTGGCTCGACCCTCACCGTATTGTAGTGAGGCCCCACTGTGGCTATTGCCGGGGACACGGCGTTCGACTGAGTACCCGTGACGCTTGAGGCCGGAACAGAAGAGGTCCCAAGCCGCCCTACCGTATTCAGGACTCGCCCGGTCGTTGAACCGGCG is part of the SAR202 cluster bacterium genome and harbors:
- a CDS encoding TIM barrel protein, producing MTAGADTLRRLGLKTEVKTDLSPEKTTAFQDLIISAHIPNGPSGEYRYNISAADSEFRQFSIDAITAYIDKVRHFPNLRQVVLHCHTQRYFHVEQPRGHVGEYGLLIDGIRQVGAFAVKFGIEVVLENDTLKWTDIPETTEAWEVDWTQRNHVFGVAPEAWIKVCEDVNRPNVRLCLDGSHLCTYAALFDAEKRPAIAMAYMAQSHLITHVHWNDNYLMDKRGRKGHHVLLGKGSLPREFHKKVKSLNATLLLEHFESVESLEEELDYISKL
- a CDS encoding dihydrodipicolinate synthase family protein; this encodes MANKPTFEGIYPAIITPMTEKGEVHEEAFRAMLEDNIRCGIHGFWTAGGTGESVMLTDEENTRIAKIAADQNKGRSTIIMHVGAITTDRAVKNAENAAKAGVEALCAVPPFFVRPGDDAVVEHYRAIGAATNLPLMVYNLPQATQIEITVDLMKKLQDKVPQMVGLKHSALNFNNMIWFSEMGLKVLTGSGMLLFPALTVGASGTVDGPPSVAPELWMEIWNAWKAGDLKRGVAAQRKANDLFNLILKYGYMGSMKAMISERTGIECGNPRRPVLPMSAENRKAINKVCEEWGITGAGKHDFKRTLKTAAAAKK
- a CDS encoding dihydrodipicolinate synthase family protein: MLCGYMFLDRANGNSRWYNVGGAGDPRRNVRHDVKHYKGVFPAAITPMSRKDGKVNEEAFRAVMEMNIRAGVDGFWTAGGTGESVYLTDEENRRIAEISADQNKGRTTVIMQVGAATTARAAKNAENAAKAGVEAICALPPHFFNPGHDAVVEYYRVVGAAANLPLFVYNLPIATGIEITPALMAKIKEKVPQLVGLKHASMDYGAMVD
- a CDS encoding sugar phosphate isomerase/epimerase, with product MPKTTTRHPLIGMQQLPVADVKRLGLAGVEGYMHSPREEMLAYKEVMVSAHGPTEMQELRMNYAATDDEWRRMSIKDTTDYLDMMRDFPHVKKVNIHFSPEQWNGVPHPSLIGKREMKEQTRGNRGEYSRLIDALKEIGAHAAKRKLELTLENHARYWALLPPNTDGMKVDWSKQNRYFGTSPEEWVKIALDINMPNVGLCLDTSHATTYARTFPAAEREKVLFSFLARPDLIRHVHWSDSSLTGPAGLTDAHQLLGVGELPRAFHKAVKALDATVLMETFGTVEETEKQMEFIAGL
- a CDS encoding TIM barrel protein; this translates as MSDDLKDVAHLSEVMYSAHAPGTKGGLRLNIAAVDDHYRKESIEHIIDYVERARQFPKVRMINVHFSPRQWSDATQTRGKQGTYDRLVDGFRQIGRHCAKHGLEMVLENNNSYYVGIPDAEEAHKFDWTYRNACFGNSPDEWIQAALDINLSNVGLCLDSSHACTYSHMFPAEQRKDKILEFVKRPDLIRHVHWNDNYLYDPKGRVDNHTVLNNGTTPIELHRTIKSLDAWLLIEHFYSIEELEGELEFINSL